In Phaseolus vulgaris cultivar G19833 chromosome 10, P. vulgaris v2.0, whole genome shotgun sequence, a single genomic region encodes these proteins:
- the LOC137818408 gene encoding chlorophyll a-b binding protein CP29.1, chloroplastic: MATATATAAATSSFMGTRLLEAHSGSGRVQARFGFGPKKKAAPKKVSKGSGTERPLWYPGAKSPEWLDGSLIGDYGFDPFGLGKPAEYLQFELDSLDQNLAKNEAGLIIGTRTEVADVKSTPFQPYSEVFGLQRFRECELIHGRWAMLATLGALTVEWLTGVTWQDAGKVELVEGSSYLGQPLPFSITTLIWIEVLVIGFIEFQRNAELDPEKRLYPGGSYFDPLGLASDPEKKATLQLAEIKHARLAMVGFLGFAVQAAATGKGPLNNWATHLSDPLHTTIIDTFSSS; encoded by the exons ATGGCCACCGCAACGGCAACAGCAGCGGCCACGTCCTCCTTCATGGGGACGCGCCTCCTGGAAGCGCATTCTGGGTCGGGGCGGGTCCAGGCCCGATTCGGGTTCGGGCCGAAGAAGAAGGCCGCGCCCAAGAAGGTGTCGAAGGGCTCGGGCACCGAGAGGCCGTTGTGGTACCCCGGCGCGAAGTCACCAGAATGGCTTGACGGGAGCCTTATCGGGGACTACGGGTTCGACCCGTTTGGGCTCGGAAAGCCCGCGGAGTATTTGCAGTTTGAGCTGGACTCGCTGGACCAGAACCTGGCTAAGAATGAGGCCGGGCTCATCATCGGCACCAGAACCGAGGTTGCAGACGTGAAGTCCACTCCCTTCCAGCCCTACAGCGAGGTCTTCGGCCTCCAGAGGTTCCGCGAGTGCGAGCTCATCCACGGACGCTGGGCCATGCTCGCCACCCTCGGAGCCCTCACCGTCGAGTGGCTCACCGGTGTCACATGGCAGGACGCCGGCAAG GTGGAGCTAGTAGAAGGATCATCGTACCTTGGACAACCACTTCCATTCTCAATCACCACATTGATCTGGATCGAGGTTCTGGTAATTGGGTTCATTGAGTTCCAGAGGAACGCAGAGCTTGACCCAGAAAAGAGGTTGTACCCTGGTGGCAGCTACTTCGACCCTCTTGGTTTGGCCTCAGACCCAGAGAAGAAAGCCACTCTTCAATTGGCAGAGATCAAGCACGCACGTCTTGCCATggtgggcttcttgggctttgCAGTCCAAGCTGCTGCCACTGGCAAGGGCCCACTCAACAACTGGGCTACCCACTTGAGTGACCCACTCCACACAACCATCATTGACACCTTCTCATCCTCTTAA
- the LOC137819415 gene encoding E3 ubiquitin-protein ligase AIRP2-like isoform X2: MRLSYSPAAQFFLFLVQWTDCHLAGALGLLRVLIYKVYEDGKTTMSIYERKASLKDFYGVIFPSLLQLHRGITDVEERKQKQLCATKYMPKDVRKGKLSEMDIEREEECGICMEMNNKVVLPNCNHTLCIKCYRKWHSRSQSCPFCRNSLQRVNSGDLWIYLNNNEINDLASINKENLKRLFTFVDKLPLILSDPSLMSYPQR; encoded by the exons ATGCGATTGTCTTATAGTCCAGCTGCtcaatttttcctttttctggTTCAGTGGACTGACTGTCATCTTGCTGGAGCCTTGGGATTGCTTAGAGTTCTCATATACAAG GTATATGAGGATGGGAAGACAACCATGTCGATTTATGAGAGAAAAGCCAGTCTGAAGGATTTCTATG GTGTGATCTTTCCCTCTTTACTTCAACTCCACAGAGGAATCACTGATGTAGAAGAAAGAAAACAGAAGCAGTTATGTGCTACAAAGTACATGCCCAAAGATGtaagaaaaggaaaactatCTGAAATGGATATTGAGAGAGAAGAAGAATGCGGTATTTGCATGGAGATGAACAACAAGGTTGTCTTGCCCAATTGCAACCACACGTTGTGTATAAAATGCTACAGGAAATG GCATTCAAGATCTCAATCTTGCCCTTTCTGTCGGAACAGTCTTCAAAGAGTAAATTCTGGTGACCTTTGGATCTACTTGAACAACAATGAGATAAATGACTTGGCTTCAATCAACAAGGAGAATCTAAAAAGACTATTTACGTTCGTTGACAAGTTGCCTCTGATTTTATCAGATCCTTCACTTATGTCTTATCCTCAGCGCTAA
- the LOC137818409 gene encoding uncharacterized protein, which yields MTRSTISPSPISISLTLLFITSACATSLNEIENCEPKLSDGFTVPSQVEKQEQDAIKEYLDSVFENALFGSDSTETVQNKETYPDTYVIEAESNTQIKDEDKSAYKQPKESVEEQKLVVPRHIQDEGPESIKKYLDDLFSIALFGKDSTETGQNQEAHQDTNSNQLHSKTHIEQEAENNMDADKSSKKLSKSKKEEQLVDDDFAVNVDLEIVGDGEYVLKIKRVNLSSNNEVERAKHLAQNGAMLLHYGEILQEMGEKLITQSQALLDSVFKMSTSPKFNSNQSY from the exons ATGACACGGTCAACGATTTCACCCTCTCCGATCTCCATCTCCTTGACGCTCTTGTTCATCACTTCTGCGTGCGCCACATCGTTGAACGAAATCGAGAACTGCGAACCCAAACTTTCCGACGGATTCACGGTTCCAAGCCAAGTAGAGAAACAAGAACAAGACGCGATCAAAGAGTATTTGGATAGCGTATTCGAAAACGCGCTTTTCGGCAGTGATTCTACAGAAACAGTGCAGAATAAGGAAACATATCCAGATACCTATGTCATCGAAGCAGAGAGCAATACACAGATTAAGGACGAGG ATAAATCAGCTTATAAACAGCCCAAAGAGTCTGTGGAAGAACAGAAGCTGGTAGTTCCTAGACATATACAAGACGAGGGACCAGAATCGATCAAAAAATATTTGGATGACTTATTCAGCATCGCACTCTTTGGCAAAGATTCAACTGAAACAGGACAAAATCAGGAAGCACATCAAGATACCAATTCCAATCAACTTCACAGCAAAACACACATTGAGCAAGAGG CTGAGAACAACATGGATGCTGATAAATCATCTAAGAAATTGTCTAAATCGAAAAAGGAAGAACAATTGGTAGATGATGATTTTGCAGTTAATGTTGACCTTGAGATCGTGGGTGATGGAGAGTAtgtgctgaagatcaaaagggTGAATCTAAGTTCAAACAATGAGGTAGAAAGGGCTAAGCATTTGGCTCAAAATGGAGCAATGTTGTTACATTATGGAGAGATACTTCAAGAGATGGGAGAGAAATTGATTACCCAATCCCAAGCATTACTTGACTCTGTGTTTAAAATGTCTACATCTCCTAAATTCAACTCTAATCAATCATACTAA
- the LOC137819415 gene encoding E3 ubiquitin-protein ligase AIRP2-like isoform X1, with protein sequence MRKSFKDSLKALEADILFANTLASDYPRESDGACLQMRLSYSPAAQFFLFLVQWTDCHLAGALGLLRVLIYKVYEDGKTTMSIYERKASLKDFYGVIFPSLLQLHRGITDVEERKQKQLCATKYMPKDVRKGKLSEMDIEREEECGICMEMNNKVVLPNCNHTLCIKCYRKWHSRSQSCPFCRNSLQRVNSGDLWIYLNNNEINDLASINKENLKRLFTFVDKLPLILSDPSLMSYPQR encoded by the exons ATGCGAAAGTCCTTCAAGGATTCCCTCAAAGCTCTTGAAGCTGACATTCTGTTTGCCAATACTCT TGCTTCTGATTATCCAAGAGAAAGTGATGGGGCCTGCTTACAGATGCGATTGTCTTATAGTCCAGCTGCtcaatttttcctttttctggTTCAGTGGACTGACTGTCATCTTGCTGGAGCCTTGGGATTGCTTAGAGTTCTCATATACAAG GTATATGAGGATGGGAAGACAACCATGTCGATTTATGAGAGAAAAGCCAGTCTGAAGGATTTCTATG GTGTGATCTTTCCCTCTTTACTTCAACTCCACAGAGGAATCACTGATGTAGAAGAAAGAAAACAGAAGCAGTTATGTGCTACAAAGTACATGCCCAAAGATGtaagaaaaggaaaactatCTGAAATGGATATTGAGAGAGAAGAAGAATGCGGTATTTGCATGGAGATGAACAACAAGGTTGTCTTGCCCAATTGCAACCACACGTTGTGTATAAAATGCTACAGGAAATG GCATTCAAGATCTCAATCTTGCCCTTTCTGTCGGAACAGTCTTCAAAGAGTAAATTCTGGTGACCTTTGGATCTACTTGAACAACAATGAGATAAATGACTTGGCTTCAATCAACAAGGAGAATCTAAAAAGACTATTTACGTTCGTTGACAAGTTGCCTCTGATTTTATCAGATCCTTCACTTATGTCTTATCCTCAGCGCTAA